A section of the Triticum dicoccoides isolate Atlit2015 ecotype Zavitan chromosome 7A, WEW_v2.0, whole genome shotgun sequence genome encodes:
- the LOC119334701 gene encoding BTB/POZ and MATH domain-containing protein 1-like isoform X1: protein MAVSAVLIQCIRLQKLSMENACMNLNQVVRSVRLLKIDGFSLTVSLSSEYRFTSRWNLDGYDLEVGIYPAANPLYPDGNKFVSVRLMFLSKARTECGVPVSLACQLVDPSGVLEPFKEDGVSETFFAPHYFKELLLVNRKSIPSAYLRDDSLTLRCAITMLKELPVQTIPAEEAITVPPTNLHQHLGELLESETGADVTFLVCDESFAAHKDILAARSPVFKAQFFGDMKEKCSQRVEVKDMEVAAFRAMLHFIYTDTVPELDQPLELVATLAQHLLAAADWYGLDRLKLICEMKLSSGITVDTAATTLALAEQHNCSKLKAKCVEFIVSTPASLDDVLAMEGYRHLEASCPSVLTELLKSVHGRKC from the coding sequence ATGGCTGTATCAGCCGTACTAATTCAGTGCATCCGACTTCAGAAACTTTCCATGGAAAATGCCTGCATGAACCTCAACCAAGTCGTACGCTCGGTGCGGCTGCTCAAGATCGACGGGTTTAGCTTGACCGTGAGCCTGAGCTCTGAATATCGCTTCACATCGAGATGGAATCTCGATGGGTATGATTTGGAAGTTGGTATCTATCCTGCAGCCAACCCCTTATATCCAGATGGCAACAAGTTTGTGTCTGTGAGACTTATGTTTCTCAGTAAAGCCCGCACAGAGTGTGGTGTGCCAGTGAGCCTAGCCTGTCAGCTGGTAGATCCGAGTGGGGTGCTTGAACCATTTAAAGAGGATGGTGTGTCGGAGACCTTCTTTGCACCCCACTACTTCAAAGAACTCTTATTGGTGAATAGGAAGTCCATACCATCTGCTTATCTCCGGGATGATTCTCTGACTCTGCGATGCGCCATCACAATGCTCAAGGAATTACCAGTACAAACCATCCCAGCTGAAGAGGCGATCACTGTACCACCCACCAACTTGCACCAGCACCTCGGCGAGCTCCTAGAGAGCGAGACGGGAGCCGATGTCACCTTTCTCGTGTGCGACGAGTCGTTTGCTGCACACAAGGACATACTTGCCGCAAGGTCTCCGGTTTTCAAGGCCCAGTTCTTTGGAGACATGAAGGAGAAGTGCTCGCAACGTGTGGAGGTGAAGGACATGGAGGTGGCAGCATTCAGGGCCATGCTGCACTTCATCTACACCGACACGGTGCCCGAGCTTGATCAACCGCTCGAGTTGGTGGCCACGCTCGCTCAGCATCTGCTTGCGGCTGCTGACTGGTACGGTCTCGATAGGCTCAAGCTGATTTGTGAAATGAAGCTCTCTAGTGGCATCACTGTCGACACCGCAGCGACAACTCTTGCTTTGGCGGAGCAGCACAATTGCTCGAAGCTCAAGGCCAAATGTGTCGAGTTCATCGTCAGCACTCCTGCAAGTCTTGATGATGTGTTGGCGATGGAGGGGTATAGGCACCTGGAGGCAAGCTGCCCTTCGGTCTTGACTGAGCTTCTCAAGTCTGTCCATGGGAGGAAGTGCTGA
- the LOC119334701 gene encoding BTB/POZ and MATH domain-containing protein 1-like isoform X2 produces MENACMNLNQVVRSVRLLKIDGFSLTVSLSSEYRFTSRWNLDGYDLEVGIYPAANPLYPDGNKFVSVRLMFLSKARTECGVPVSLACQLVDPSGVLEPFKEDGVSETFFAPHYFKELLLVNRKSIPSAYLRDDSLTLRCAITMLKELPVQTIPAEEAITVPPTNLHQHLGELLESETGADVTFLVCDESFAAHKDILAARSPVFKAQFFGDMKEKCSQRVEVKDMEVAAFRAMLHFIYTDTVPELDQPLELVATLAQHLLAAADWYGLDRLKLICEMKLSSGITVDTAATTLALAEQHNCSKLKAKCVEFIVSTPASLDDVLAMEGYRHLEASCPSVLTELLKSVHGRKC; encoded by the coding sequence ATGGAAAATGCCTGCATGAACCTCAACCAAGTCGTACGCTCGGTGCGGCTGCTCAAGATCGACGGGTTTAGCTTGACCGTGAGCCTGAGCTCTGAATATCGCTTCACATCGAGATGGAATCTCGATGGGTATGATTTGGAAGTTGGTATCTATCCTGCAGCCAACCCCTTATATCCAGATGGCAACAAGTTTGTGTCTGTGAGACTTATGTTTCTCAGTAAAGCCCGCACAGAGTGTGGTGTGCCAGTGAGCCTAGCCTGTCAGCTGGTAGATCCGAGTGGGGTGCTTGAACCATTTAAAGAGGATGGTGTGTCGGAGACCTTCTTTGCACCCCACTACTTCAAAGAACTCTTATTGGTGAATAGGAAGTCCATACCATCTGCTTATCTCCGGGATGATTCTCTGACTCTGCGATGCGCCATCACAATGCTCAAGGAATTACCAGTACAAACCATCCCAGCTGAAGAGGCGATCACTGTACCACCCACCAACTTGCACCAGCACCTCGGCGAGCTCCTAGAGAGCGAGACGGGAGCCGATGTCACCTTTCTCGTGTGCGACGAGTCGTTTGCTGCACACAAGGACATACTTGCCGCAAGGTCTCCGGTTTTCAAGGCCCAGTTCTTTGGAGACATGAAGGAGAAGTGCTCGCAACGTGTGGAGGTGAAGGACATGGAGGTGGCAGCATTCAGGGCCATGCTGCACTTCATCTACACCGACACGGTGCCCGAGCTTGATCAACCGCTCGAGTTGGTGGCCACGCTCGCTCAGCATCTGCTTGCGGCTGCTGACTGGTACGGTCTCGATAGGCTCAAGCTGATTTGTGAAATGAAGCTCTCTAGTGGCATCACTGTCGACACCGCAGCGACAACTCTTGCTTTGGCGGAGCAGCACAATTGCTCGAAGCTCAAGGCCAAATGTGTCGAGTTCATCGTCAGCACTCCTGCAAGTCTTGATGATGTGTTGGCGATGGAGGGGTATAGGCACCTGGAGGCAAGCTGCCCTTCGGTCTTGACTGAGCTTCTCAAGTCTGTCCATGGGAGGAAGTGCTGA